The following proteins come from a genomic window of Gloeomargarita sp. SRBZ-1_bins_9:
- the aroH gene encoding chorismate mutase — translation MVAAGEWRWRAIRGATTAEANTVPAIREAVLELLEVLERDNQLHPRQLVSVLFSVTPDLDAVYPATIARERPYWDEVAMLDLQHMVVAQGLPRCIRLLAHAYLPAHQRLVHPYLRGAQQLRPDWSYSH, via the coding sequence ATGGTGGCGGCAGGGGAGTGGCGCTGGCGGGCTATCCGGGGGGCAACGACGGCGGAGGCCAATACAGTGCCGGCGATTCGGGAGGCGGTGCTGGAGTTGCTGGAGGTCCTGGAGCGGGACAATCAGTTGCACCCCCGACAGTTGGTGAGTGTGTTATTTAGCGTGACGCCGGATTTGGACGCCGTTTACCCAGCAACGATTGCCCGGGAGCGGCCTTACTGGGATGAGGTGGCCATGTTGGATCTGCAGCACATGGTGGTGGCCCAGGGGTTACCCCGGTGTATTCGCCTGCTGGCCCATGCCTATCTACCGGCCCACCAACGGTTAGTGCATCCCTATTTGCGCGGCGCCCAGCAGTTGCGACCGGATTGGAGCTATAGCCATTGA